A genome region from Arachis duranensis cultivar V14167 chromosome 6, aradu.V14167.gnm2.J7QH, whole genome shotgun sequence includes the following:
- the LOC107493264 gene encoding filament-like plant protein 4, which translates to MDRRWPWKKKSSDKAVLEKAAAALDSASASSEANQESYKKPNYVQISVESYTHLTGLEDQVKTCEEKIQTLEDEIKDLNEKLSAANSEINTKESLVKQHAKVAEEAVSGWEKAEAEALALKNHLETVTLSKLTAEDHASQLDGALKECMRQIRNLKEEHEQKIQEVALTKTKQLDKIKGELEAKIASFEQELLRSAAENAALSRTLQERSNMIIQLSEEKANAEAEIEHLKGNIESCEREISSLKYEIHVISKELEIRNEEKNMSMRSAEVANKQHLEGVKKITKLEAECQRLRGLVRKKLPGPAALAQMKLEVENLGRDYGESRLRKSPVKPASLHMPPVPEFSLENVQKFQKDNEFLTERLLTMEEETKMLKEALAKRNSELQASRSMCAKTLSKLQLLEAQSNQQKGSPKSTVHITPENIYGRNASYAPSLISMSEDGIDDAASCAESWSTAVISELSQFPKEKSTDEFSKSEACKKLELMDDFLEVEKLARLSNDSNVDATVSVPSIDKTTEVMTNDVSEVSTGKDDTLENKSGSTPSPNEVSSDAVLPEPDPKSNVDGLLFAEVQSKILSIFESISNDADIAKILEEVKRVLEVAPNTSVRDPEAVISEDVKPSETPCEKQHNHEDAGSSTQKELISSEQPTEYEQISSDLEAAFSQIHDFVLLLGREATTVHEISSDEDGISRKLEEFSATFNKVTSNKATLPQFVLDLSYVLAKASEFRINILGYKGTEAETNSPDCIDKIALPENKLVQNDSKGERYQNGHSDILNPCSDPEVPDDGNPISGYESNVAAQKITIEEFEELKSEKEKVVADLSKCVESLETTKSQLQETEQLLAEVKSQLTSAQRSNSLAETQLKCMAESYRSLEARAQEFETELNHLRAKMETLENELREEKKGHEAALAKSKELEEQLQRSESAAADNELKNKQERELAAAAEKLAECQETIFLLGKQLKSLHPQMEPPMVSPYNERSQKVEGYTEHNGHAPHSPNLQDHSEMDTANSGFVQRQGAESPLHYTNTLYSPSDNESNFQSMQSNHRPTKSASSSSASSTTTPEKHARGFSRFFSSKGKNGH; encoded by the exons ATGGACCGGCGGTGGCCATGGAAGAAGAAATCATCTGACAAGGCTGTGCTTGAGAAAGCAGCAGCAGCATTGGATTCTGCTAGTGCATCATCTGAGGCTAATCAg GAGAGCTACAAGAAGCCAAACTATGTCCAAATCTCCGTAGAGTCGTACACGCATCTGACTGGTTTAGAAGATCAAGTGAAGACATGTGAAGAAAAAATTCAGACATTGGAGGATGAGATCAAAGACTTGAATGAAAAGCTGTCGGCGGCGAACTCGGAGATAAATACCAAGGAGAGCTTGGTAAAACAGCATGCTAAAGTAGCCGAAGAAGCTGTTTCAG GCTGGGAAAAGGCTGAAGCCGAAGCTTTGGCATTGAAGAACCATCTGGAAACCGTCACTCTCTCAAAACTCACTGCTGAGGACCATGCATCACAATTGGATGGTGCTCTTAAGGAGTGCATGCGGCAGATAAGAAACCTGAAGGAAGAACATGAACAGAAAATACAGGAAGTCGCTCTCACAAAAACCAAGCAACTTGACAAGATTAAGGGTGAGCTTGAGGCAAAGATAGCCAGCTTTGAACAAGAGCTCCTGAGGTCCGCTGCTGAAAATGCGGCTTTGTCAAGAACCCTGCAGGAGCGTTCTAACATGATAATCCAATTGAGCGAAGAAAAAGCTAATGCTGAGGCTGAAATTGAGCATCTTAAGGGCAACATAGAATCATGCGAAAGAGAAATCAGTTCTCTTAAGTATGAAATCCATGTCATTTCCAAAGAGCTCGAGATTCGCAATGAAGAAAAGAACATGAGTATGAGATCAGCAGAAGTTGCTAATAAGCAGCACCTGGAGGGTGTTAAGAAAATTACTAAATTGGAGGCAGAATGCCAAAGACTACGTGGTCTTGTGCGGAAGAAGTTACCTGGACCAGCTGCTCTTGCACAAATGAAACTAGAGGTTGAGAATCTTGGTAGAGATTATGGAGAAAGTCGATTAAGGAAGTCTCCCGTCAAACCTGCTAGTCTTCACATGCCTCCTGTGCCCGAATTCTCCCTTGAGAATGTACAGAAATTCCAGAAGGATAACGAATTCCTTACAGAGCGCTTATTGACGATGGAAGAAGAGACAAAGATGCTCAAAGAAGCTTTGGCAAAACGTAACAGTGAATTGCAGGCCTCAAGGAGTATGTGTGCTAAAACACTAAGCAAACTTCAATTATTGGAAGCGCAAAGTAATCAACAAAAAGGATCTCCAAAATCTACCGTCCATATAACCCCTGAAAACATTTACGGGCGCAATGCAAGCTATGCACCGAGTTTGATCTCCATGTCTGAAGATGGAATCGATGATGCTGCAAGTTGTGCTGAATCTTGGTCTACAGCGGTAATATCCGAGCTATCCCAATTCCCAAAAGAGAAGAGCACTGATGAGTTTAGCAAATCTGAAGCCTGTAAGAAATTGGAGCTAATGGATGACTTTTTGGAGGTGGAGAAGCTGGCTCGGTTATCAAATGACTCTAACGTAGATGCCACAGTTTCAGTTCCTTCAATTGACAAGACGACCGAAGTTATGACTAATGATGTGTCAGAAGTCAGTACCGGTAAAGATGATACCTTGGAAAATAAGAGTGGCTCAACTCCATCACCAAATGAAGTATCTTCTGATGCAGTGTTGCCAGAACCTGATCCAAAGTCTAATGTTGATGGTTTGTTGTTCGCAGAGGTCCAATCaaaaatattatctatttttgagtccaTATCAAATGATGCTGATATAGCGAAGATCCTGGAAGAAGTTAAACGTGTTCTTGAAGTTGCACCCAACACTTCAGTCCGGGACCCTGAAGCTGTTATCTCTGAGGATGTTAAGCCTTCTGAGACTCCATGTGAGAAGCAGCATAATCATGAAGATGCTGGCTCAAGTACCCAAAAAGAACTCATTTCGTCTGAGCAACCTACAGAGTATGAGCAGATAAGCTCAGATTTAGAGGCTGCCTTCTCTCAGATTCATGATTTTGTCTTGCTTCTAGGCAGAGAAGCTACGACGGTTCATGAGATATCTTCCGATGAAGATGGAATAAGCAGAAAGCTGGAGGAGTTCTCCGCCACCTTTAATAAAGTTACAAGCAATAAAGCAACCTTGCCACAGTTTGTTCTTGATCTGTCTTATGTTTTAGCTAAAGCAAGTGAattcagaatcaatatccttgGTTACAAGGGTACAGAAGCTGAAACTAACAGTCCTGATTGTATAGATAAGATTGCTTTGCCGGAAAATAAGTTAGTTCAGAATGATTCGAAAGGAGAGAGATATCAGAATGGTCATTCCGATATTCTTAATCCCTGTTCTGATCCTGAGGTCCCTGATGACGGAAATCCGATTTCAGGTTATGAATCGAATGTTGCAGCACAAAAGATCACGATTGAGGAATTTGAAGAActgaagtccgagaaagagaaGGTTGTAGCAGATCTGTCAAAATGTGTTGAAAGTCTTGAAACCACAAAATCTCAATTGCAAGAGACAGAGCAACTTCTAGCTGAAGTTAAGTCACAACTGACTTCTGCTCAAAGATCAAACAGCTTGGCGGAGACACAACTGAAATGTATGGCAGAGTCGTACAGGTCACTTGAAGCACGCGCCCAGGAATTTGAAACCGAACTAAATCATCTGCGTGCAAAGATGGAAACTCTGGAAAATGAACTGAGAGAGGAAAAGAAGGGTCATGAAGCAGCTTTGGCCAAGTCCAAGGAGCTAGAGGAGCAATTACAAAG GAGTGAAAGCGCAGCCGCTGATAATGAACTTAAGAACAAGCAG GAGAGAGAGTTGGCTGCTGCTGCTGAAAAGCTAGCTGAGTGTCAAGAAACCATATTTCTTCTTGGCAAACAATTGAAGTCTTTGCACCCTCAAATGGAGCCACCAATGGTGTCTCCATACAATGAGAGAAGTCAAAAGGTTGAAGGCTACACAGAGCATAATGGTCATGCTCCTCATAGCCCAAATCTTCAAGATCATTCTGAAATGGACACTGCTAATTCTGGTTTTGTGCAAAGACAAGGTGCTGAGTCCCCTTTGCATTACACCAATACTTTATATAGCCCCTCAGATAATGAGTCAAACTTCCAATCTATGCAATCAAACCACAGGCCTACAAAATCagcatcttcttcttcagcctccTCAACTACTACACCAGAGAAACATGCAAGGGGTTTTAGTAGATTCTTCTCATCAAAAGGAAAAAATGGTCATTGA